A genomic segment from Corylus avellana chromosome ca5, CavTom2PMs-1.0 encodes:
- the LOC132180757 gene encoding chaperone protein ClpB3, chloroplastic-like, with the protein MKSGKSMLREEVTGSDIAEIVSKWTGIPVSKLQQSEREKLLHLEEELHKRVVGQDPAVKAVAEAIQRSRAGLSDPRRPIASFMFMGPTGVGKTELAKALASYLFNTEEALVRIDMSEYMEKHAVSRLIGAPPGYVGYEEGGQLTETVRRRPYAVILFDEIEKAHSDVFNVFLQILDDGRVTDSQGRTVSFTNTVIIMTSNVGSQYILNTDDDVSPKELRYETIKQRVLDAARSIFRPEFMNRVDEYIVFQPLDRDQINTIVKLQLGRVQKRLADRKIKIQVTEAAVQLLGDLGYDPNYGARPVKRVIQQNVENELAKGILRGEFKDEETVLIDTEVTAFSNGQLPQQKLVFKRLESGIEAPAAEDKGVFSPTL; encoded by the exons ATGAAATCTGGAAAGTCCATGCTGAGAGAGGAAGTTACTGGAAGCGATATTGCTGAAATTGTTAGTAAATGGACGGGTATCCCTGTTTCCAAGCTCCAACAATCAGAAAGGGAGAAGCTATTACATTTGGAGGAAGAGCTGCATAAACGCGTTGTGGGCCAAGATCCTGCCGTGAAAGCGGTAGCTGAGGCTATTCAGCGATCTCGAGCTGGTCTCTCAGATCCACGCCGCCCAATTGCTAGTTTCATGTTCATGGGTCCCACCGGTGTTGGAAAGACAGAACTAGCCAAGGCACTTGCTTCATACTTGTTCAACACAGAAGAAGCTCTTGTTAGAATTGATATGAGTGAATACATGGAAAAGCATGCAGTTTCAAGATTAATTGGGGCCCCACCTGGTTATGTGGGATATGAGGAAGGTGGACAGCTGACAGAGACAGTTCGAAGAAGGCCATATGCAGTCATTCTCTTTGACGAGATAGAGAAGGCCCATTCTGATGTTTTCAATGTGTTCCTTCAGATTTTAGATGATGGGAGAGTAACTGATTCCCAGGGTCGCACTGTGAGTTTTACAAACACTGTCATAATTATGACATCAAATGTGGGCTCACAGTATATACTCAACACAGATGATGATGTCTCACCAAAGGAATTACGATACGAAACCATTAAGCAGCGGGTATTGGATGCTGCAAGATCAATCTTTCGTCCTGAGTTTATGAACCGGGTTGACGAGTACATAGTTTTCCAACCTCTGGACCGCGATCAGATAAACACCATCGTCAAGTTACAG TTGGGACGAGTACAAAAGAGGCTTGCAGACCGGAAGATAAAAATTCAGGTGACCGAAGCAGCTGTTCAGCTACTTGGAGATCTTGGGTATGACCCAAACTATGGTGCTAGGCCAGTCAAGCGAGTGATTCAACAGAATGTTGAAAATGAACTCGCAAAGGGCATCTTAAGAGGAGAGTTTAAGGATGAAGAGACGGTGTTAATAGACACTGAAGTCACAGCATTTTCTAATGGCCAGCTCCCCCAACAAAAGCTGGTTTTCAAGAGGCTTGAATCTGGAATAGAAGCTCCAGCTGCAGAGGATAAAGGAGTCTTCTCACCAACTCTTTGA
- the LOC132182158 gene encoding chaperone protein ClpB3, chloroplastic-like → TPPPEADPEGKYEALENYGKDLTAMAKAGKLDPVIGRDDEIRRCIQILSRRTKNNPVLIGEPGVGKTTISEGLAQRIVQRDVPQALRIRKLISLDMGSLIAGAKYRGEFEDRLKAVLKEVTESDGQIILFIDEIHTVVGPGATNGAVDAGNLLKPMLGRGELRCISATTPNEYRKYIEKDPALERHFHQVYVDQPTVEDTISILRGLREGYELHHGVRISDSALVEAAILSDRYISGRFLPYKAIDLVDEAAAKLKLEITSKPTVLDEINRSVLKLEMERLSLKNDTDKASKDRLYRIEAELSILKEKQAQLTEQWEHEKSVMTRIQSIKEEVYPEGKYEALEKYGKDLTAMAKAGKLDPVIGRDDEIRRCIQILSRRTKNNPVLIGEPGVGKTAISEGLAQRIVQGDVPQALMNRKLISLDMGSLIAGAKYRGEFEDRLKAVLKEVTESDGQIVLFIDEIHTVVGAGATNGAMDAGNLLKPMLGRGELRCIGATTLNEYRKYIEKDPALERRFQQVYVDQPTVEDTISILRGLRERYELHHGVRISDSALVEAAILSDRYISGRFLPDKAIDLVDEAAAKLKMEITSKPTVLDEINRSVLKLEMERLSLKNDTDRASKDRLYRIEAELSILKEKQAQLTEQWEHEKSVMTRIQSIKEEIDRVNLEIQQAEREYDLNRAAELKYGSLNSLQRQLGSAEKELVEYMKSGKSMLREEVTGSDIAEIVSKWTGIPVSKLQQSEREKLLHLEEELHKRVVGQDPAVKAVAEAIQRSRAGLSDPRRPIASFMFMGPTGVGKTELAKALASYLFNTEEALVRIDMSEYMEKHAVSRLIGAPPGYVGYEEGGQLTETVRRRPYAVILFDEIEKAHSDVFNVFLQILDDGRVTDSQGRTVSFTNTVIIMTSNVGSQYILNTDDDVSPKELGYETIKQRVLDAARSIFRPEFMNRVDEYLVFQPMDRDQINTIVKLQLKRVQKRLADRKIKIQVTEAAVLLLGNLGYDPNYGAWPVKRVIQQNVENELAKGILRGEFKDEDTVLIDTPETAIFNGQLSQQKLVFKRLESGTDSPAAEDKGVFSPTL, encoded by the exons ACCCCACCTCCTGAGGCCG ATCCTGAGGGGAAGTATGAAGCACTGGAAAACTATGGAAAAGATTTGACAGCCATGGCAAAAGCAGGGAAGCTTGACCCAGTGATAGGAAGAGATGATGAAATACGCAGGTGCATACAGATTCTTTCCAGGAGAACAAAGAACAATCCTGTCCTAATTGGAGAGCCTGGAGTAGGGAAAACAACGATTTCTGAAGG GCTTGCTCAAAGAATTGTTCAACGTGACGTACCTCAGGCTCTAAGGATTCGTAAG CTAATATCACTTGACATGGGTTCCCTCATTGCTGGGGCAAAATATCGGGGAGAATTTGAGGATAGGCTGAAGGCTGTACTCAAGGAAGTTACCGAATCAGATGGCCAAATTATACTCTTCATTGATGAGATTCATACAGTTGTTGGTCCAG GTGCCACAAATGGTGCAGTGGATGCAGGCAATCTGTTGAAGCCTATGCTTGGTCGAGGAGAGTTGCGTTGTATCAGTGCAACAACCCCAAATGAATATCGCAAGTATATTGAGAAAGACCCAGCATTGGAGCGTCATTTTCATCAAGTTTATGTTGATCAACCTACGGTTGAAGATACCATTTCTATACTACGGGGACTACGTGAAGGATATGAGCTACATCATGGAGTCCGCATTTCTGACAGTGCACTTGTGGAAGCTGCAATTCTTTCGGACCGTTACATCAGTGGCCGATTTTTACCCTATAAAG CTATTGACCTAGTTGATGAAGCAGCTGCCAAACTGAAATTGGAAATTACTTCAAAACCGACTGTCCTTGATGAGATCAACCGTTCAGTGTTGAAGCTGGAGATGGAGAGGCTTTCTCTTAAAAATGATACAGATAAAGCTTCTAAAGATAGGTTGTATCGGATTGAAGCTGAGTTGTCTATCCTCAAGGAGAAGCAAGCCCAGCTGACTGAACAGTGGGAGCATGAAAAGTCTGTCATGACCCGCATTCAGTCTATCAAAGAAGAGGTAT ATCCCGAGGGGAAGTATGAAGCACTGGAAAAATATGGAAAAGATTTGACAGCCATGGCAAAAGCAGGAAAGCTTGACCCAGTGATAGGAAGAGATGATGAAATACGCAGGTGCATCCAGATTCTTTCCAGGAGAACAAAGAACAATCCTGTCCTAATTGGAGAGCCTGGTGTGGGGAAAACGGCGATTTCTGAAGG GCTTGCTCAAAGAATTGTTCAAGGTGACGTACCTCAGGCTCTAATGAATCGTAAG CTAATATCACTTGACATGGGTTCCCTCATTGCTGGGGCAAAATATCGGGGAGAATTTGAGGATAGGCTGAAGGCTGTACTCAAGGAAGTTACAGAATCAGATGGCCAAATTGTACTCTTCATTGATGAGATTCATACAGTTGTTGGTGCAG GTGCCACAAATGGTGCAATGGATGCAGGCAATCTGTTGAAGCCTATGCTTGGTCGAGGAGAGTTGCGTTGTATTGGTGCAACAACCCTGAATGAATATCGCAAGTATATTGAGAAAGACCCAGCATTGGAGCGTCGTTTTCAGCAAGTTTATGTTGATCAACCTACGGTTGAAGATACCATTTCTATACTACGGGGACTACGTGAAAGATATGAGCTACATCATGGAGTCCGCATTTCTGACAGTGCACTTGTGGAAGCTGCAATTCTTTCAGACCGTTACATCAGTGGCCGATTTTTACCCGATAAAG CTATTGACCTAGTTGATGAAGCAGCTGCCAAACTGAAAATGGAAATTACTTCAAAACCAACTGTCCTTGATGAGATCAACCGTTCGGTGTTGAAGCTGGAGATGGAGAGGCTTTCTCTCAAAAATGATACAGATAGAGCTTCCAAAGATAGGTTGTATCGGATTGAAGCTGAGTTGTCTATCCTCAAGGAGAAGCAAGCCCAGCTGACTGAACAGTGGGAGCATGAAAAGTCTGTCATGACCCGCATTCAGTCAATCAAAGAAGAG ATTGACAGAGTAAATCTTGAGATCCAGCAGGCTGAACGTGAGTATGATCTTAATCGTGCTGCTGAACTGAAGTATGGGAGCCTCAACTCTTTGCAGCGACAACTTGGAAGTGCAGAAAAAGAGTTGGTCGAATATATGAAATCTGGAAAGTCCATGCTGAGAGAGGAAGTTACTGGAAGCGATATTGCTGAAATTGTTAGTAAATGGACGGGTATCCCTGTTTCCAAGCTCCAACAATCAGAAAGGGAGAAGCTATTACATTTGGAGGAAGAGCTGCATAAACGCGTTGTGGGCCAAGATCCTGCCGTGAAAGCGGTAGCTGAGGCTATTCAGCGATCTCGAGCTGGTCTCTCAGATCCACGCCGCCCAATTGCTAGTTTCATGTTCATGGGTCCCACCGGTGTTGGAAAGACAGAACTAGCCAAGGCACTTGCTTCATACTTGTTCAACACAGAAGAAGCTCTTGTTAGAATTGATATGAGTGAATACATGGAAAAGCATGCAGTTTCAAGATTAATTGGGGCCCCACCTGGTTATGTGGGATATGAGGAAGGTGGACAGCTGACAGAGACAGTTCGCAGGAGGCCATATGCAGTCATTCTCTTTGACGAGATAGAGAAGGCCCATTCTGATGTTTTCAATGTGTTCCTTCAGATTTTAGATGATGGGAGAGTAACTGATTCCCAGGGTCGCACTGTGAGTTTTACAAACACTGTCATAATTATGACATCAAATGTGGGTTCACAGTATATACTCAACACAGATGATGATGTCTCACCAAAGGAATTAGGATACGAAACCATTAAGCAGCGGGTATTGGATGCTGCAAGATCAATCTTTCGTCCTGAGTTTATGAACCGGGTTGACGAGTACCTAGTTTTCCAACCTATGGACCGCGATCAGATAAACACCATCGTCAAGTTACAG TTGAAACGAGTACAAAAGAGGCTTGCAGACCGGAAGATAAAAATTCAGGTGACCGAAGCAGCTGTTTTGCTACTTGGAAATCTTGGGTATGACCCAAACTATGGTGCTTGGCCAGTCAAGCGAGTGATTCAACAGAATGTTGAAAATGAACTCGCAAAGGGAATCTTAAGAGGAGAGTTTAAGGATGAAGACACGGTGTTAATAGACACTCCAGAGACAGCAATTTTTAATGGCCAGCTAAGCCAACAAAAGCTGGTTTTCAAGAGGCTTGAATCTGGAACAGATTCTCCAGCTGCAGAGGATAAAGGAGTCTTCTCACCAACTCTTTGA
- the LOC132181172 gene encoding uncharacterized protein LOC132181172 isoform X2, with protein sequence MEEGGEVESRTGKVEKVMEGVASIALLPCGSISGHFIQLPYSICYGLHGTELECERECSRGEDYRLIKLTITDFNRKKEQALVVECRGHDAARFHSIEHAHGWENDVVGMVEQRDGNNKILVSFACETLKAEKAAEDHIRQFMPKLAGLNAVVNIGQMSITGLDFEAEESELRLDQDV encoded by the exons ATGG AGGAAGGAGGAGAAGTAGAATCGAGGACTGGGAAGGTGGAGAAGGTGATGGAAGGAGTGGCATCAATAGCACTGTTGCCATGTGGCTCCATCTCTGGCCACTTCATCCAGCTTCCCTATTCCATTTGCTATGGCCTTCATGGCACTG AGTTGGAATGTGAAAGAGAGTGCAGTAGGGGTGAGGATTACCGCTTGATCAAGCTCACAATTACAGACTTCAAT agaaagaaagaacaagcTCTTGTTGTGGAGTGTAGAGGCCATGATGCTGCCCGCTTCCACAGCATTGAGCACGCTCATGG GTGGGAGAATGATGTTGTGGGTATGGTTGAGCAAAGGGATGGGAACAACaaaattttggtttcttttgcaTGTGAGACACTGAAAGCTGAGAAAGCAGCAGAAGATCATATCAGGCAATTTATGCCTAAATTAGCCGGGCTAAATGCTGTTG TTAACATCGGCCAGATGAGCATTACCGGTTTGGACTTTGAAGCGGAAGAATCAGAGCTTAGGCTGGATCAGGATGTATGA
- the LOC132181172 gene encoding uncharacterized protein LOC132181172 isoform X1 yields the protein MAEEGGEVESRTGKVEKVMEGVASIALLPCGSISGHFIQLPYSICYGLHGTELECERECSRGEDYRLIKLTITDFNRKKEQALVVECRGHDAARFHSIEHAHGWENDVVGMVEQRDGNNKILVSFACETLKAEKAAEDHIRQFMPKLAGLNAVVNIGQMSITGLDFEAEESELRLDQDV from the exons ATGG CAGAGGAAGGAGGAGAAGTAGAATCGAGGACTGGGAAGGTGGAGAAGGTGATGGAAGGAGTGGCATCAATAGCACTGTTGCCATGTGGCTCCATCTCTGGCCACTTCATCCAGCTTCCCTATTCCATTTGCTATGGCCTTCATGGCACTG AGTTGGAATGTGAAAGAGAGTGCAGTAGGGGTGAGGATTACCGCTTGATCAAGCTCACAATTACAGACTTCAAT agaaagaaagaacaagcTCTTGTTGTGGAGTGTAGAGGCCATGATGCTGCCCGCTTCCACAGCATTGAGCACGCTCATGG GTGGGAGAATGATGTTGTGGGTATGGTTGAGCAAAGGGATGGGAACAACaaaattttggtttcttttgcaTGTGAGACACTGAAAGCTGAGAAAGCAGCAGAAGATCATATCAGGCAATTTATGCCTAAATTAGCCGGGCTAAATGCTGTTG TTAACATCGGCCAGATGAGCATTACCGGTTTGGACTTTGAAGCGGAAGAATCAGAGCTTAGGCTGGATCAGGATGTATGA
- the LOC132182159 gene encoding cell division cycle protein 48 homolog, with the protein MLFLVLALLLSVSVCQCVFVWNPITMKTEAAESMSSRKRKRDEKTGAAMFKPKKVPNRLAVGDMQDGDNSVVVLHPETLQSLNLFNTDTVLIRGKLRRDTVCVVVADPACDKSKIGMNKVVRLNLRVRIADMVSVHECPNVYDGKKVHVLPLDDTVDGLTGNLFDAYLRPYFDGSFRPVRKGDLFVVRGGMRSVEFKVIETDPEPFCLVAPDTEIYCEGEPVKREEEERLCDVGYEDLGGVRKQVAQIRELVELPLRHPQLFKSIGVKPPKGILLYGPPGTGKTMIARAIANETGAFFLCINGPEIMSMLAGESESNLRKAFAAAERNAPSIVFIDEIDSIAPKRDKTEGEVERRIVSQLLTLMDGLNSRANVVVIGATNRPNSIDPALRRFGRFDREIDIGVPDEVGRLEILRVHTKNMKLSEDVDLEKVAKETHGHVGADLAALCTEAALQCIREKLDVMDMDDETIDADVLSSMAVTNDHFKVAVGNSIASALRETVVEVPHVSWEDIGGLEGVKRELQETVQYPVEHPEKFEKFGMSPSRGVLFYGPPGCGKTLLAKAIANECQANFISIKGPELLTMWFGESEANVRDVFDKARQSAPCVLFFDELDSIAIQRGSSVGDAGGAVDRVLNQILTEIDGLSSKKTIFVIGATNRPDIIDPALLRPGRLDQLIYIPLPDESSRLQIFKACLRKSPLSQDVDLAALAKFTQGFSGADITEICQRACKYAIREDIEKDLERRRRSPEAMEEDDADNGVSEIKAAHFVESLKYARKSVSQADIQKYQAFARTLQHSRGFGSDLFKCSIDKTETEEGSHLFARDEDDTLYN; encoded by the coding sequence ATGCTCTTTCTTgttcttgctcttcttctttctgTTTCTGTGTGTCAATGCGTGTTTGTTTGGAATCCGATCACCATGAAAACTGAGGCAGCGGAGTCCATGAGTTCTCGCAAAAGGAAAAGAGACGAGAAAACCGGCGCCGCCATGTTCAAGCCCAAGAAAGTTCCGAACAGGCTGGCGGTGGGCGACATGCAGGACGGCGATAACTCTGTCGTCGTACTCCACCCAGAAACCTTGCAAAGCCTCAACCTCTTCAACACCGACACGGTCTTGATCAGAGGCAAACTTCGGAGGGACACCGTCTGCGTTGTCGTGGCGGACCCGGCATGCGACAAGTCCAAGATCGGCATGAACAAGGTGGTCAGGTTGAACCTCAGAGTCAGGATCGCCGACATGGTCTCCGTCCACGAATGCCCCAACGTTTACGACGGCAAGAAAGTGCACGTTCTTCCTCTGGACGACACCGTCGACGGGCTCACCGGAAACCTCTTCGACGCCTACTTGAGGCCTTACTTTGATGGCTCGTTCCGGCCGGTGAGGAAAGGCGATTTGTTTGTCGTCAGAGGCGGAATGAGGAGCGTGGAGTTCAAGGTCATAGAGACCGACCCTGAACCTTTCTGCTTGGTTGCGCCTGACACGGAAATCTACTGCGAAGGAGAGCCTGTGAAGAGAGAGGAGGAAGAGAGATTATGCGACGTTGGATATGAAGACCTCGGCGGCGTCAGGAAACAAGTTGCGCAAATTAGAGAGCTGGTGGAGTTGCCTCTAAGGCATCCGCAGCTTTTCAAGAGTATTGGCGTGAAACCCCCAAAAGGAATTCTGCTTTATGGGCCTCCGGGGACCGGGAAGACGATGATTGCAAGGGCTATTGCTAATGAAACTGGTGCTTTCTTTCTCTGTATCAATGGGCCGGAGATCATGTCGATGTTGGCCGGAGAGAGTGAAAGCAATCTGCGGAAAGCGTTTGCTGCGGCGGAGAGGAATGCTCCTTCCATTGTGTTTATTGATGAGATTGACTCCATTGCTCCCAAGCGTGATAAGACTGAAGGTGAGGTGGAGAGGAGGATTGTTTCCCAGCTCTTGACTCTCATGGATGGGCTGAACTCGCGCGCCAATGTCGTCGTTATTGGCGCTACGAATCGGCCGAACAGCATCGACCCCGCGCTGAGAAGGTTTGGGAGGTTTGACAGAGAGATTGACATTGGTGTTCCGGATGAGGTCGGTCGTCTTGAGATTCTTCGGGTTCATACAAAGAACATGAAGCTGTCGGAAGATGTGGATTTGGAGAAAGTAGCAAAGGAGACTCATGGGCATGTCGGTGCTGATCTTGCGGCTCTTTGCACTGAGGCTGCACTGCAATGTATTAGAGAGAAGTTGGATGTAATGGATATGGATGATGAGACGATTGATGCCGACGTTCTCAGCTCCATGGCTGTCACAAACGACCACTTCAAAGTGGCGGTTGGAAACAGCATTGCCTCTGCTTTGCGTGAAACAGTTGTGGAAGTTCCCCATGTGAGCTGGGAAGACATTGGCGGCCTTGAGGGTGTCAAGAGGGAGCTGCAAGAGACGGTTCAGTACCCGGTGGAGCATCCGGAGAAGTTTGAGAAGTTCGGCATGTCTCCGTCGAGAGGAGTTCTCTTCTACGGCCCTCCCGGTTGCGGAAAAACTCTGCTTGCCAAAGCTATTGCCAACGAGTGCCAAGCCAATTTCATTAGTATCAAGGGTCCTGAGCTACTCACCATGTGGTTTGGAGAGAGTGAGGCTAATGTTAGGGATGTTTTTGACAAGGCCCGCCAGTCAGCACCATGTGTTCTGTTCTTTGATGAACTCGACTCCATTGCCATTCAGAGAGGAAGCAGCGTGGGAGATGCTGGTGGTGCTGTTGATAGGGTTCTCAACCAAATATTGACTGAGATTGATGGATTGTCATCCAAGAAAACTATCTTTGTTATTGGGGCTACAAACCGGCCTGATATAATTGACCCGGCACTTCTCCGCCCAGGGCGTCTTGATCAGTTGATTTATATCCCTCTCCCAGACGAGAGTTCGCGGCTTCAGATTTTTAAAGCCTGTCTGAGAAAATCACCTTTATCCCAAGATGTTGATCTTGCAGCTCTTGCCAAGTTTACACAAGGCTTCAGCGGGGCTGATATCACGGAAATATGCCAGAGGGCTTGCAAGTACGCTATAAGGGAGGATATTGAGAAGGATTTGGAGAGGAGAAGGAGGAGCCCTGAAGCTATGGAAGAGGATGATGCTGATAATGGAGTATCGGAGATCAAGGCAGCTCACTTTGTGGAGTCCCTCAAGTACGCCAGGAAGAGTGTAAGTCAGGCCGACATCCAAAAGTACCAAGCATTTGCAAGAACCTTGCAGCATTCCAGGGGTTTCGGGTCTGATTTGTTCAAGTGTTCCATTgacaaaacagaaacagaagAAGGTTCACATCTGTTTGCAAGGGACGAGGATGATACGCTTTATAATTAG
- the LOC132182978 gene encoding EID1-like F-box protein 2 — protein MILTKQYRCIHSASCRCTKGHLSEDVIFLVFQHLNWNPKLIATLSCVCKWFDDLAKRVLWKEFCRTRAPKMMIDLQSSGSHNVDGNWRALGKLLIYCSGCKKGGLFNSIQIPGHFVYRTRFSRTSGKSFLLPQCRTDVLYVSDPCEHLDQGEEGDVGFFRGVFKSFSVSKVRKMLIKRGAQLHPTEVCPYCKAKLWNMLQAQMIPQSASCRLGSYEDCIEYYVCLNGHMLGICTLLPLSDSEEASELE, from the coding sequence ATGATTCTAACAAAGCAGTATCGTTGCATACACTCAGCAAGCTGTCGATGCACAAAAGGCCATCTAAGCGAAGATGTGATATTCCTAGTATTTCAACATTTGAACTGGAACCCTAAGTTAATTGCTACTCTGTCCTGTGTATGCAAGTGGTTTGATGATCTTGCAAAGAGAGTACTATGGAAGGAGTTTTGCCGAACAAGAGCACCAAAGATGATGATTGATCTGCAATCTAGTGGGAGTCACAATGTAGATGGGAACTGGAGAGCACTGGGGAAACTACTTATTTACTGTTCAGGGTGTAAGAAAGGGGGCCTGTTCAATAGCATTCAAATCCCAGGCCACTTTGTTTATAGGACCCGGTTCTCTAGAACATCAGGGAAGAGTTTTCTTTTGCCACAATGCAGAACAGATGTTTTATATGTGTCTGACCCTTGTGAACATCTTGATCAAGGCGAGGAGGGAGACGTGGGATTTTTCCGTGGAGTCTTCAAGTCATTCTCAGTGTCAAAGGTGCGGAAGATGCTAATCAAGAGGGGGGCCCAGCTTCATCCAACAGAGGTGTGCCCTTATTGTAAGGCAAAGTTGTGGAACATGCTGCAGGCTCAGATGATACCACAAAGTGCCAGCTGCAGGTTGGGTTCTTATGAGGATTGCATTGAGTATTATGTGTGTCTAAATGGACATATGCTTGGGATCTGCACCCTCTTACCTCTGTCTGATTCAGAAGAGGCCTCTGAGTTGGAGTGA
- the LOC132183013 gene encoding uncharacterized protein LOC132183013 → MAEESVNLPLTPEITKADGNNLRRNSTGKASSSNGGEAILPHYLRASTGSCHDFCKYGRKHALEAKARSPILKRVGKKPTDTGFLLVSVDLPGRKKMPVVKLKPDFKSQESDIPETIKQEVPTQSPVSKNPTEGKLLTERRKTSGVKFKSSSHAKTRSYDTPKTMKREVSSSSGKVEVSSKKDSSKAKNLNLSMKHATSLKLESLTVKPISSPKFSGGISSLRKGDVKIGKREVSSSSEKVEVSSKKGSSNAKNLNLSKKNVTSLKPESLTVMPISSPKFSGGISSLRKGDVKIGKTTGMSKVAVKKAMASPTASLSLKSSVNSVAGLNERRRRELQAAPPLMNKNKIRKAEPKQPNNDEVMEKTLYVIKMETENKTLESDQNEGFAIEFSPALSSSPKSSSLPNAPSSSSYEEESQEDSECTMSEAEYDSLSENSVENIEEADTLEEGYKGRPTKDGMVCSEDKNCQPLKLKFRRGKVVDVHSVNNSPRRLKFKRGKLLGEDQNVKADARRRSFKRTEGVDGDTNGSEPGSQKVVLRHQDVQGKNAQGLFNNVIEETASKLAETRKSKVKALVGAFETVISLQDKKPSANTVT, encoded by the coding sequence ATGGCTGAGGAAAGTGTCAATTTACCTTTGACCCCTGAAATAACTAAGGCAGATGGGaataatttgagaagaaattCTACGGGAAAAGCAAGTTCTTCAAATGGTGGAGAAGCTATTCTTCCTCATTACCTCAGGGCATCTACTGGTTCTTGTCATGATTTTTGTAAATATGGGAGGAAACATGCATTAGAAGCAAAGGCAAGAAGTCCCATACTGAAGAGAGTTGGAAAAAAACCCACTGACACCGGATTTCTTCTAGTGAGTGTAGATCTGCCAGGGAGGAAGAAGATGCCAGTGGTCAAGCTCAAACCTGACTTCAAATCCCAGGAGTCTGATATCCCTGAAACCATTAAGCAGGAAGTGCCCACACAATCACCTGTCAGCAAAAATCCAACAGAAGGTAAACTTCTGACGGAGAGGAGAAAGACATCAGGGGTCAAGTTTAAATCTTCATCACATGCGAAAACCCGCTCATATGATACCCCCAAAACCATGAAGCGGGAAGTGTCATCATCTTCTGGAAAAGTGGAAGTTTCTTCGAAAAAAGATTCATCAAAAgctaaaaatttaaacttgtCTATGAAGCATGCTACTTCTTTGAAGCTGGAATCTTTGACAGTGAAGCCAATATCTTCTCCTAAATTTTCAGGAGGTATAAGTAGCCTAAGAAAAGGTGATGTCAAAATTGGGAAGCGGGAAGTGTCATCATCTTCTGAAAAAGTGGAAGTTTCTTCAAAAAAAGGTTCATCAAATgctaaaaatttaaacttgtcaaaaaaaaatgttacttcTTTGAAGCCGGAATCTTTGACGGTGATGCCAATATCTTCTCCAAAATTCTCAGGAGGTATAAGTAGCCTAAGAAAAGGTGATGTCAAAATTGGCAAGACGACCGGGATGTCCAAAGTAGCTGTAAAGAAGGCCATGGCTTCCCCAACAGCCTCATTGTCTTTGAAGTCTTCTGTCAATAGTGTTGCAGGATTAAATGAAAGAAGGCGCAGGGAATTGCAAGCTGCGCCCCCTCTTATGAATAAGAACAAGATTAGAAAAGCTGAACCTAAGCAACCCAACAATGATGAGGTTATGGAGAAAACCTTGTATGTCATCAAGATGGAAACTGAGAACAAAACTTTGGAATCTGATCAAAATGAAGGCTTTGCAATTGAATTTTCACCTGCTTTATCCTCATCTCCAAAGTCTTCATCCCTCCCAAATgctccttcttcttcatcctATGAAGAAGAATCTCAAGAGGACTCTGAATGTACGATGAGTGAAGCAGAATATGACTCACTGTCAGAAAACAGTGTGGAAAACATAGAAGAAGCAGACACATTGGAAGAGGGATACAAAGGGAGGCCCACAAAGGATGGGATGGTTTGTTCTGAAGATAAAAATTGCCAACCGTTGAAGTTAAAGTTCAGGAGGGGGAAGGTGGTTGATGTTCATTCTGTAAATAACAGTCCAAGGAGGCTCAAATTTAAGCGAGGAAAACTGCTAGGCGAGGACCAAAATGTCAAGGCTGACGCCCGAAGGAGAAGCTTTAAGAGGACAGAAGGAGTTGATGGTGACACAAACGGTTCTGAACCTGGTTCACAAAAAGTTGTTTTGAGACATCAAGATGTGCAGGGGAAGAATGCTCAGGGTTTGTTTAATAATGTCATTGAAGAAACGGCAAGTAAACTCGCTGAAACCCGGAAGAGCAAGGTTAAGGCCTTGGTTGGTGCTTTTGAAACTGTGATCTCCCTCCAAGACAAAAAACCTTCTGCAAACACTGTAACTTGA